The stretch of DNA ATCGTCACGAAACACCCCGAAATGGAGGGCGTCGCCCATATTCATCAGAATCTGACCATTTATGTATCCGAGTTGGATACCAAGAAAACGATCCAATTCGAACAAGCGCCAGGCCGCAGAATCTTTCTCTTTATTTTAGAAGGGGCGGTTACGGTAAACGATGATACTTCATTAAATAAACGTGATTCTGCCCGTATTATGAATGTATCCACCCTGACGGTGAAAGCGGTGGAACCGGCAAGATTTATGCTGATCGATCTGCCATAAGAAGAGGACATTTTTTGATTAACCATTCCTTCCGCAGGGAATACTAAGGGCAATTCATCCAAAGGAAGGAGTGAGCTTGATTGAAGAAGAATCAGAATGAAAGCAATGAAGATCTTTCGATTGAACAAAAAGAAAAGCTGGAGCAAGGAATTGATATTGAGCCGCAGCGTGAGGAAGAGAAGCCGAATCGCATGGAATAGATGATCGCTATTCCTTCTAAAAGGGATTAGCTAATAAATCATTAACAGCAAACAGCTGGAGGAAAAAGAACTCTTTTTGCTCCAGCTGTTTTTATTCTTCTGCGTGAAAGAGACCGTAAGACGCTCTTTTATGCATGTTTAAGTGGAAGAGCGCGGTATCTGCATGCTGTGATGCTAGCCTTTCTTTTCATCAGCAGGGGATAGAAGCAAAATCACATGGTTTGAAGTCGGTGAATGCAGCAGGAAAATCCCCATCCAAGGCGGTGGGAAAGATCATTAAGCGCTGGAAAACAAAGAATTTTTTATTCTTCCGTTTGCAGAAAATGGTGCAGTCGGCCCCGTCATCAGCTCATAGTTCCGCTAGTAAGGGAATAGCACGAGCGTCAAAGCTAAAACAAAAGGGGCTTATCGGAAAGCCCCTTCGCTGTTTAATGCGGCAAGAACATCAGCTGGTAAAAGAACAGAACGGCAAATAGATATACTAGCGGATGTACCTGCCGGAATTTGCCCTGCACCATCTTCAAAAGCGGGTAAGAGATAAATCCAAGCGCGATCCCTGTTGAAATGCTGGAAGTCAGCGGCATGCTCAATATAATGAGAAATGCCGGAAAGGCTTCATCTAAATTCTTCCAATCAATTTTCGCCACGCTCTCCATCATTAAGCAGCCGACGATAATCAGCGCGGGCGCTGTGATGGCAGATAGACCGGACACGGCGCTGACAACCGGCCCGAAAAAGGCGGCAAGAGCAAATAATACAGCGATAACGACAGCCGTTAGCCCTGTTCTTCCTCCAGCTGCTACCCCAGTGGAGGATTCAATATAGGCGCTTGTCGGGCTTGTCCCAAATACAGAACCAACTGAAGTGGCGACAGAATCAGCGAGAAGAGCTTGTCTGGCACGCGGCATTTTCTCTCCCTTCATCAGTCCGGCTTGCTGGGCAACCGCGATCATTGTGCCTGTCGTATCAAAAATAGTGACTAGCAAGAAAGAGAAGACGACAGCATACAAACCGTGCTCAAGAACATCGCTGAAAGCAGTAATCGGGTTGCTTACAGTTAAGCCTTCAGGTAAAGAAGGGAAGGATAAAAGCCCATTATCAAAGGATAAGTGTCCGGTAAAATAGGCGACAGCGCCCGTGACCACCATGCCGATAAACAGGGCGCCATTTACTTTCAATACCATTAAAACGATCGTGACAGCTAATCCAAGCAGCGCTAATAGAGCCTGAGGGCTATGCAGATCACCGAGCTGAACTAGATTGTCGGGATGATCGGCAATTAATCCGGTCATTCGCAAGCCGATAAAGGCGATAAACAGTCCAATCCCAGCGGTAATACCTTGCTTTAAATTATTCGGGATGGCTTCAATCAATTTCTCCCGAAACGGTGTTAAGGAAAGAATAATAAAGAGCAGTCCTGCGACAAATACCGCAGAAAATGCTGTCATGTATGAAATATTTTCATGAGCGCCGACAACAGAAACGGTAAAATAAACGTTCAAGCCCATTCCTGGGGCGATAGCAATCGGATAATTAGCCAATAATCCCATCCACAATGTTCCGGCGATCGTGGCAATAATCGTAGCGGTGAACACTTGATCGAACGGAACGCCTGCGGATTGCAAAATCATCGGATTGACCACAACGATATAGACCATTGTAAAAAACGTAGTAATCCCGGCCACTATTTCTCTTTTAGCCGTTGTTCCATTTTCTTGTAATTTAAACATAAGGAACCTCCAAAATACGAACATTTAATAGCACACTTATTATAATATTCGTTTTATCCGTTTGTTGCAACAAAAAATAAAAATCCCCCCTCACACAATTTAGTGGTTAAGGGGGAAGAAAAGTTATTTAATAATAGTAATGAGCTCATCAACTGGCAGGCGATCCGTCGCACGAGGCTCTGAAAGCGGCTTTCCGATTGTAATGAGCATTGTTGGCAAATAGCGGTCAGGAACTTGAAATTCTTCTTTTAAAGCGCTTGGATTGAAGCCTCCAATTGGACATGTGTCCCATCCAGCCGCTTTAGCTGCGAGCATAAATTGCATAGCTGCTAAGGAAGAATTAAGAACCGCCGCATCTCTTGGGTATTCGGGGCGCTGATAGGCGCCATTGATCTGGCCGGCTAATATTTCTTTCAGTTCCGGCGTCATTTGCCCGGCTTCTACAGATGGATTGAAAACAGGGTCGATATTCTTATTTCCTTCCAGATCGCCAAGGACGCAAATAACAGCGGATGCATCGGCGACTTGCTGCTGATTATAAGCGATAGGAAGGAGTCTTTCTTGCACTTCTTTTGAGTGGAAAACCAAGAAGTGCCATTGCTGCAAATTCCATGCAGACGGTGCTCTCCCTGCTACTTGCAGCAATTCTTTTAATTCTTCTTCTGAAATGGTGATTTCAGGGTTATATACTTTAGCTGAGCGTCTGCTAGCGGCTACTTCAAAAAAATCCGGCATTGATATGACCTCCTGGAAACGTATCGTTATAGTCTATTTGTAAATTCATACTATATTATAGATAGTTAATTACTTTTAGTAAGCACTAACAATTATCAACTTTAATCAATAATCAGCAAACAGTCAAGGAATAAATACTGCGGCAGGAATGATCGCACAAAAAAGAACTATACGGAAATGAATACAGGCACGGACAAAGTTTCTAATAGGCGCAAGCGGTCACGCCGAGCCTGCGGTATGACAAATGAAAGAATGATCAGACTGTCACTATACAAACCATAACAGATTAATGTTCAGCGAGAAAGGGAAGAAAGGAAATAGCGCCAACTTAGAACAGAAAGGGGTTCTTTTCATGCCGGGAAATAAGCAGGAGAAAATCTTGATTATCGTGATGTTCGCCATTGCTTTTATTTTATTTTTAAACATTTTAAGAAAATATGTTTTTTAATAGCGGAGATCGTTGCCGGGATAGGGATCGTCATGCTTCAAGTCTTCCTTCAGCTTGGATACGGGATAAAAGATCAAACAGAATGATTTCACTTGAAGAGAGTGAGAGTGGTTGAGAATGGATCAGGTGTATCCAGTTCTTTCATTCGCATCCAATCTTTTGAACCGTTATAATAAAAAGAGCAAAAGAAGGAGGAATGAAGATGGAGACAGCCAAAAACTTGCGTGATACATATAAGTTGCATAACGGGATTCACATTCCCTGCATGGGTCTTGGAGTATATAAGATGACAGATGAGCAAGAGACGCTGCAAGCGATTCAGCACGCTCTTGAGGTTGGGTATCGGGCCATCGACACAGCGGCTTTTTACGATAATGAGCATCTTGTGGGGAAAGCGGTCAGAGAAAGCAACATTCGCCGGGAGGATGTATTTATTACCTCAAAGGTATGGAATACAGATCAAGGCTACGATCAGACGCTTCGGGCTTTTGAGCAGTCTTTGAATAAGCTGAAAATGGAGTATTTGGATTTATATTTAATCCACTGGCCTGTTAAAGAAAAGTACAAGGACACTTGGCGCGCGCTTGAACGGCTGTATGAAGAAGGGCTTGTCCGGGCGATTGGCGTCAGCAATTTTCAAATTCATCACTTGAAGGATTTAATGGCAGACAGCCGGGAAAAGCCAGTGGTCAATCAGGTGGAGCTGCACCCTTATCTTAATCAAGAGCCGCTTCGCAAGTACTGCCAGGAGAACAGCATAGCGGTTGAAGCATGGTCGCCGCTGGCGCGCAATCGCTTAGCGGAAGAGGAGACATTAATCGAATTAGCCAATAAATATAATAAAAGTTCTGCCCAAATTATTTTGCGCTGGCATCTGCAAAATCAAATCATCATTATTCCTAAATCTGTCCATGCAGAGCGCATTCAACAAAACGCAGATATTTTTGATTTCGAATTATCCCCCGAAGATATGAAAAAAATCAATAGGTTAAATAAAGATCAACGGTTTGGAGCCGATCCGGATCATTTTGATTTCTAATTTGCGCTAATGGCCAAGAGGCAGGAACATAACTGAATTTGCTGTCATGAAAGCCGAATCATTGTATTTTAATAAAAACATAATAAAACCGAACTATTACGAAACTCTAAATGAGAGTTCTAAATAATAGTTCGGTTTTTTATTTGCTGAAAACTTTTTGTCCCGGCCTCATTTTGGTTTTAATTTTAACGCTGAACATATCAGCAGGCCACCCCGTCCATTTCTGAAGCGGTTAAGCTGAAGGCAGGGCTATGACTTGTCAAGCAGGCGGAAAATCTGTTCTTGCGGAACGGCTTTGCAAACGAGCTTTTCTCCTGTGAAAGGATGCGGAATTTCAATGGAAACTGCATGGAGCGCCTGGTGCGAAGTAATCGGTTTTCCGCCGTATAAACAGTCGCCGGCTAATGGATGGCCAATGGATGCCATATGCACGCGAATTTGATGAGTCCTTCCAGTGTCCAGCTGGCATTGAACAAGCGAAAGCTGCTGCTTCACCGCCCGTTTCAGCACTTTGTAGTGAGTAAGGGCCGTTTGGCCGGACGGCGAGACTCTTCTTCTGGAAGGATGATGCCGGTCTTTTCC from Bacillus xiapuensis encodes:
- a CDS encoding NCS2 family permease — encoded protein: MFKLQENGTTAKREIVAGITTFFTMVYIVVVNPMILQSAGVPFDQVFTATIIATIAGTLWMGLLANYPIAIAPGMGLNVYFTVSVVGAHENISYMTAFSAVFVAGLLFIILSLTPFREKLIEAIPNNLKQGITAGIGLFIAFIGLRMTGLIADHPDNLVQLGDLHSPQALLALLGLAVTIVLMVLKVNGALFIGMVVTGAVAYFTGHLSFDNGLLSFPSLPEGLTVSNPITAFSDVLEHGLYAVVFSFLLVTIFDTTGTMIAVAQQAGLMKGEKMPRARQALLADSVATSVGSVFGTSPTSAYIESSTGVAAGGRTGLTAVVIAVLFALAAFFGPVVSAVSGLSAITAPALIIVGCLMMESVAKIDWKNLDEAFPAFLIILSMPLTSSISTGIALGFISYPLLKMVQGKFRQVHPLVYLFAVLFFYQLMFLPH
- a CDS encoding nitroreductase family protein gives rise to the protein MPDFFEVAASRRSAKVYNPEITISEEELKELLQVAGRAPSAWNLQQWHFLVFHSKEVQERLLPIAYNQQQVADASAVICVLGDLEGNKNIDPVFNPSVEAGQMTPELKEILAGQINGAYQRPEYPRDAAVLNSSLAAMQFMLAAKAAGWDTCPIGGFNPSALKEEFQVPDRYLPTMLITIGKPLSEPRATDRLPVDELITIIK
- a CDS encoding aldo/keto reductase, whose protein sequence is METAKNLRDTYKLHNGIHIPCMGLGVYKMTDEQETLQAIQHALEVGYRAIDTAAFYDNEHLVGKAVRESNIRREDVFITSKVWNTDQGYDQTLRAFEQSLNKLKMEYLDLYLIHWPVKEKYKDTWRALERLYEEGLVRAIGVSNFQIHHLKDLMADSREKPVVNQVELHPYLNQEPLRKYCQENSIAVEAWSPLARNRLAEEETLIELANKYNKSSAQIILRWHLQNQIIIIPKSVHAERIQQNADIFDFELSPEDMKKINRLNKDQRFGADPDHFDF